In Herbaspirillum seropedicae, a single window of DNA contains:
- a CDS encoding protocatechuate 3,4-dioxygenase, which produces MSNITTSQTIGPFPHEAWAWAVELTSRVDSSAPQVKINGAILDGDGVPINDAWAEAWLPGSAPVESAHAIPGYRRVPTNEEGGFAFSISQPQAPAGKPVAYVTVFARGLVKHQFTAVFLEDDPALAQSALLEQVPADRRDTLIARKQPDGSYLWNIHMQGARETVFFDYI; this is translated from the coding sequence ATGAGCAACATCACCACTTCGCAAACCATCGGCCCCTTCCCGCACGAAGCCTGGGCCTGGGCCGTGGAACTGACCTCCCGCGTGGACAGCAGCGCGCCGCAGGTCAAGATCAACGGCGCCATCCTCGACGGCGACGGCGTCCCCATCAATGACGCCTGGGCCGAAGCCTGGCTGCCCGGCAGCGCCCCGGTGGAAAGCGCGCACGCCATCCCCGGCTATCGCCGCGTGCCCACCAATGAAGAAGGCGGCTTCGCCTTCTCGATCTCGCAGCCGCAGGCGCCGGCCGGCAAGCCGGTGGCCTACGTGACCGTGTTTGCGCGCGGCCTGGTCAAGCACCAGTTCACCGCGGTGTTCCTGGAAGACGATCCGGCGCTGGCGCAATCGGCGTTGCTCGAACAAGTCCCGGCCGACCGCCGCGACACGCTGATCGCCCGCAAGCAGCCCGATGGCAGCTACCTGTGGAATATCCACATGCAAGGCGCACGCGAGACGGTATTCTTCGACTACATCTGA
- a CDS encoding 4-hydroxybenzoate 3-monooxygenase — MRTQVAIIGAGPAGLLLSHLLHLKGIESVVLETRSREEIESTIRAGVLEQGTMDILTETGVGERMKREGALHHGIELAFGGRRHRIDLTELTGQAITVYAQHEVIKDLVAARLAAQGQLLFSVSGTSIEGVETDKPRVRFMHEGEQHTLEADFIAGCDGFHGVSRPAIPDSKRQDYQRIYPFGWFGVLVEAPPSSDELIYAQHERGFVLVSTRSPTVQRLYFQCDPKDSVDNWSDDRIWNEFHTRLENGDGWRLKEGKIFQKGIIGMRSFVSTPMQHGRLFLAGDAAHIVPPTGAKGLNLAVGDVKRLAQGIDDFYRSASEAGLASYTEQALKRIWRAEYFSWWMTSMLHTFEDASPFQRQIQRAELENVVNSRALSTALAENYVGAF; from the coding sequence ATGCGTACCCAAGTCGCCATCATTGGCGCCGGCCCCGCCGGCTTGTTGTTGTCCCACCTGTTGCACCTCAAGGGCATTGAATCGGTCGTGCTGGAAACGCGCAGCCGCGAGGAAATCGAATCCACCATCCGCGCCGGCGTGCTGGAACAAGGCACCATGGACATCCTCACCGAGACCGGTGTGGGTGAGCGCATGAAGCGTGAAGGCGCGCTGCATCACGGTATCGAGCTGGCCTTCGGTGGCCGCCGTCATCGCATCGACCTGACCGAACTGACTGGCCAGGCCATCACCGTCTATGCCCAGCATGAAGTCATCAAGGACCTGGTGGCGGCACGCCTGGCGGCGCAGGGGCAGTTGCTGTTCAGTGTCAGCGGCACCAGCATCGAAGGCGTCGAGACCGACAAGCCGCGCGTGCGCTTCATGCACGAGGGCGAGCAGCATACGCTGGAGGCCGATTTCATCGCCGGCTGTGATGGCTTCCATGGCGTCTCGCGCCCGGCCATTCCCGACAGCAAGCGCCAGGATTACCAGCGCATCTATCCCTTCGGCTGGTTCGGTGTGCTGGTAGAAGCGCCGCCCTCTTCGGATGAGCTCATCTATGCCCAGCATGAGCGCGGTTTCGTGCTGGTCAGCACACGTTCGCCCACAGTGCAGCGCCTGTATTTCCAGTGCGATCCCAAGGACAGCGTGGACAACTGGAGCGATGACCGCATCTGGAATGAATTCCACACCCGCCTGGAAAACGGCGATGGCTGGCGTCTCAAGGAAGGCAAGATCTTCCAGAAGGGCATCATCGGCATGCGCAGTTTCGTGTCCACGCCGATGCAGCATGGCCGTCTGTTCCTGGCCGGCGATGCCGCCCACATCGTGCCGCCGACCGGGGCCAAGGGATTGAACCTGGCCGTGGGCGACGTCAAGCGCCTGGCCCAGGGCATCGACGACTTCTACCGCAGCGCCAGCGAGGCAGGCTTGGCTTCCTACACCGAGCAGGCCTTGAAGCGCATCTGGCGCGCCGAGTATTTCTCCTGGTGGATGACCAGCATGCTGCATACCTTCGAGGATGCCTCACCCTTCCAGCGCCAGATCCAGCGCGCCGAGCTGGAGAACGTCGTCAATTCGCGGGCGCTGTCGACCGCACTGGCGGAAAACTACGTCGGCGCATTCTGA
- a CDS encoding helix-turn-helix domain-containing protein — translation MPLPRSKPRTSDVPQFSLYGEASRPEDAESVHIELIETRSRVHDWHIAPHTHAGLFQVLFLMSGHVSALMEEQVWEYDGPVVLTIHPSLVHGFDFSEQAVGFVLTVDPHVVFSAGAGEGHGELFSPLFLRPMAIELGRAPDLRERMETLLRLLIAESAAPRTGHTLMLEWLARSVMLLLVRLEADHRSAELTGRGDFELFSRFRALVEQHFKQQWQVAVYADKLRITPSRLNRLCLKLAGHSAFDLAQQRLILEACRKLTYVPSGVATIAYELGFQDPAYFSRLFKRHMGVTPKEYRRTHVEE, via the coding sequence ATGCCCTTGCCTCGCAGCAAACCCCGCACCAGCGACGTGCCGCAATTCTCCTTGTATGGCGAGGCTTCCAGGCCGGAGGACGCCGAGTCTGTCCATATCGAACTGATCGAGACACGCAGCCGCGTGCACGACTGGCATATTGCACCGCACACCCATGCCGGCCTGTTTCAGGTACTTTTTTTAATGTCCGGCCATGTCAGCGCCTTGATGGAAGAACAGGTCTGGGAATACGACGGCCCGGTGGTGCTCACCATCCATCCCTCTCTGGTACATGGCTTCGATTTTTCGGAACAGGCGGTGGGTTTCGTGCTGACGGTAGACCCGCACGTGGTCTTCTCAGCCGGAGCGGGCGAAGGACATGGCGAACTGTTCTCGCCCTTGTTCCTGCGGCCCATGGCCATCGAACTGGGGCGCGCGCCGGACTTGCGCGAGCGCATGGAAACCCTGCTGCGCCTGCTCATCGCCGAATCCGCCGCCCCCCGCACCGGCCACACGCTGATGCTGGAATGGCTGGCGCGCAGCGTCATGCTGCTGCTGGTGCGGCTGGAGGCAGACCACCGCTCGGCCGAGCTGACCGGGCGCGGCGACTTTGAATTGTTCAGCCGCTTCCGCGCCCTGGTGGAGCAGCATTTCAAGCAGCAGTGGCAGGTCGCGGTATATGCCGACAAGCTGCGCATCACGCCCAGCCGCCTCAACCGCCTATGCCTGAAGCTGGCCGGCCACTCCGCCTTCGACCTGGCGCAGCAGCGGCTGATCCTGGAGGCCTGCCGCAAGCTCACCTATGTGCCCTCGGGCGTGGCCACCATCGCCTACGAGCTGGGCTTCCAGGACCCGGCCTACTTCAGCCGGCTCTTCAAGCGCCACATGGGCGTGACGCCCAAGGAATATCGCCGCACCCACGTCGAGGAATGA
- the pcaH gene encoding protocatechuate 3,4-dioxygenase subunit beta: protein MQFDAIEPGVYPELIYPPYKSTVKRGPTQAPLRVRDEIATGTNLFASPKLILPHDMDLTKQGKGEPLGEKIVVTGRVVDEDGKPVRNSLLEVWQCNAAGRYFHKKDQHDAPLDPNFTGFGKMLTDDNGRYRFVSIKPGPYPWGNHHKAWRPAHIHFSLFGNVYAQRLVTQMYFPNDPLFAYDPIFQSIPDEAARQRLISRFSLEETVDDKMLGYEFDIVLRGRNATPMGI, encoded by the coding sequence ATGCAATTCGATGCCATCGAACCCGGTGTCTATCCGGAACTGATCTATCCCCCCTACAAGTCCACCGTCAAACGCGGCCCCACGCAAGCGCCGCTGCGCGTGCGCGACGAGATCGCCACCGGCACCAACCTGTTCGCTTCGCCCAAGCTGATCCTGCCGCACGACATGGACCTCACCAAGCAAGGCAAGGGCGAGCCGCTGGGCGAAAAGATCGTCGTCACCGGCCGCGTGGTCGATGAAGATGGCAAGCCGGTGCGCAACTCCCTGCTGGAAGTCTGGCAATGCAATGCCGCTGGCCGCTACTTCCACAAGAAGGACCAGCACGACGCCCCGCTGGACCCCAACTTCACCGGCTTCGGCAAGATGCTTACCGATGATAACGGGCGTTACCGCTTCGTCTCCATCAAGCCAGGTCCGTATCCCTGGGGCAATCACCACAAGGCCTGGCGTCCGGCGCACATCCACTTCTCGCTGTTCGGCAATGTGTATGCGCAACGCCTGGTGACGCAGATGTATTTCCCCAATGACCCACTGTTCGCCTACGACCCGATCTTCCAGAGCATCCCCGACGAAGCCGCGCGCCAGCGCCTGATCTCGCGTTTCTCGCTGGAAGAAACGGTCGACGACAAGATGCTGGGTTATGAATTCGATATCGTCCTGCGCGGCCGCAACGCCACGCCCATGGGCATCTGA
- a CDS encoding IclR family transcriptional regulator domain-containing protein, with translation MQEERIDEEPGDADEGPLKRDLVAGLEKGLQVIEAFDQERSRLTIAEVAQLTGLTRAAARRYLITLTHLGYMRHDNKTFSLTPMVLRLGQSYLHSARLPRIVQPLLYRLAYSLGEAASCGVLDHDQLVCVAAVSAGQLVSTTLQPGTRVPAYCTANGRILLANLPPAQLDAILARAQPEAITAHTITDVERLGLEIARARVQGYALVDQELELGLRTMAVPVRNFRGEVVAAMNISVHAGRMKLEDMVERCLPAMLKIQVELGALL, from the coding sequence ATGCAAGAAGAGCGAATCGATGAAGAGCCAGGAGATGCCGACGAGGGGCCTCTCAAGCGCGACCTGGTCGCCGGCCTGGAAAAGGGCCTGCAGGTCATCGAAGCCTTTGACCAGGAGCGCTCGCGCCTGACCATTGCCGAGGTGGCGCAGTTGACGGGTCTCACCCGCGCGGCCGCGCGCCGCTATCTCATCACGCTCACGCACCTGGGCTACATGCGGCACGACAACAAGACCTTTTCTCTCACGCCCATGGTGTTGCGCTTGGGCCAGTCCTACCTGCATTCGGCGCGCCTGCCGCGCATCGTGCAGCCGCTGCTGTACCGGCTGGCCTACTCGCTGGGCGAGGCGGCTTCCTGCGGGGTGCTCGATCATGACCAACTGGTCTGTGTGGCGGCGGTCAGCGCGGGTCAACTGGTGTCGACCACCTTGCAGCCCGGCACGCGGGTGCCGGCCTACTGCACCGCCAATGGCCGCATCCTGCTGGCCAACCTGCCGCCGGCGCAGCTGGATGCCATCCTCGCCCGCGCCCAGCCGGAAGCCATTACCGCCCATACCATCACCGATGTCGAACGCCTGGGACTGGAAATCGCGCGCGCCCGCGTGCAGGGTTATGCGCTGGTGGACCAGGAACTGGAACTGGGTCTGCGCACCATGGCCGTGCCGGTGCGCAATTTCCGTGGCGAGGTGGTGGCGGCGATGAATATCAGCGTGCATGCGGGACGGATGAAGCTGGAAGACATGGTGGAACGTTGTCTGCCGGCGATGCTGAAGATACAGGTGGAATTGGGCGCGCTGCTGTGA